GATCCTCTTCCCCCCATTGGTAATGTCTTTTCTCTTGTTATTCAAGAAGAAGCACAAAGAGAAATTGCTGTAAACCACATACCTTCTCTAAACTCTAATACTATGGCCTTTGCTGTCAACTCTACAACCAAGAACCCTACTAATGGTAAGAGTAGGAATGCCAAGAAAGAGAGACCTCAATGTGCTCATTGCAACCTACTGGGTCATACAAAAGACAAGTGTTACAAACTTGTTGGCTATCCTCCAAATTACTTCAAGAACAAGCCTCAGCAAACTGTAAATCAGGTAACTGATCCTGATGAGTCCCCGAGTCAAGGTGCCACAAATACTTTGTCTGCTGCTCAATGTCAATAGTTGATTAACCTCTTTACAAAACAATTAAACACAGAGAACAATGTTGATACTCTTGCCACAAATGTTTCAGGTATATGCATGAACACTAGTCTTGGTATCTCTCATTCTCAGCCTGTGCGACTTCATTGTGACAGTCAAGTAGCGCTTCATATTGTCAAGAACCCAGTTTTTCATGAGCCCACCAAGCACATCGAAGTGGATTGCCACTTCATTCGCGACAAGTATCTCACTGGTAATATTGCACCTACTTATGTTCCTACACATGCACAATTAGCTGACATTTTTACTAAGGCTCTTGATCCCACTTAGTTCACCTCTTTGCTGTGCAAGTTGGGGATATGTATTTACATACTCCAACTTGAGGGGGGTAATGAGATCTTGATGAGATAACAGAATCTGTGTGCAATTATTATCCCGTATTATTAGCCTGTGATCATGTAAATCAATTTGTTTAGTCTAGACGTAATCTTAGGAGTTTTATTTGGAGAATTAATCTGTATAGTTCAATCTTAGGAGATTTGGTTGTAACTCTCTTGTATATATTTATGCCTTAGCATAACttgaaatacaaaacaaaattattctgTCATAGAATCCTTTAGATTGACATTGGAAGAAGTCAATGGAGAGATTGAATTTAACCATGTCAGTTTCAAGTATCCTACTAGCTCTGATGTTCAAATACTCAGAGATCTTTGCTTGATGATTCATAATGGCAAGGTAACTTTCTAATTTGCACATCTTGTCTTCTTCACTACTTTAAACTTTTCTTCCTAAACAAATAGATTAACTATACTGATAAAGTAAACAGACAGTTGCACTGGTTGGAGAAACTGAAAGTGGAAAATCAACGGTGATCTTGTTATTACGAAGATTTTATGATCCAGACTCGGGTCACATTACTCTGGATGGAACAATCCAAAGGATGCAAGTTAAATGGCTGAGACAACAGATGGGCCTGGTGAGCCAAGAGCCTGTGCTGTTTAATGACACCATCAGAGCCAATATTGCATATGGAAAGGGCGGTGATGCAACAGAGGCAGAAATTATAGCTGCAGCAGAACTGAGTGTCTTATTCACTGAATCTCTCTTAATAAAGACTAGAGCAACTGGTGTATCCTCAAAATTCTGAATTAGTACATGTTATTTAGACACCATATGATTCTATGAACACAGGTCTTATTTCTTGAGAGCATTATGTTATATATGCAAGGTTATGACACAATAGTAGGGGAGAGAGGGATTCAACTATTGGGAGGGCAGAAGCAGCGGGTGGCAATTGCACGAGCTATAGTGAAGAATCCAAAAATATTACTACTAGATGAGGCCACAAGTGCACTTGATGCTGAGTTTGAAAAGGTGGTACAGGATTCACTAGACTGTGTTATGGTGGACCGAACCACAATAGTAGTGGCTCATAGGTTATCAACTATAAAGGGTGCAGATCTAATTGCGGTAGTTAAAAATGGGGTCATAGCAGAGAAGGGAATGCATGAAGCATTACTCAACAAAGGAGGTGACTATGCTTCCTTAGTAGCGTTGCACACAACTGCTTCTACATCTTAGTCCTCTTACAGCTTATTGTTGATTTTATCGGAGTAAAATTTGATGCTGGGGATTTTTATCCCTCTGAATGATTACGCAAGTTTAAATGCCACTCTCTATCTGCACTCTGCAGCTTTGTTCACGTATACtatgtaatatttttgttgaaagAAATAGTGtcataaaagatattttctttgtttaatcTCTTCTCGGTTCTATATATCATTCTCATTTACATCAAAATCTTGTACAAGAATATGTTACTAATTTACCATGCAGAACCCATACACCTGTGAGTGAGCTTGTGTAGGAACCTGAATGGTGTAAAAGTGATGCAGAtgtcaaacttttatttttttatattttaaattttgagcaaTTTCCCCTGTGGAGAACTGATTCCTCAATGGGTCTGAGATGCTACATTTTCCATAAATGTAGTTCTTTAACACTGAAACACCCCAACAAGATCTTAATCCTTAGCTGTGACTGGTAAACACCAGATAGATGAAGACAAAGAGACAATGATGCTAAAGTGGTTGGAGTTGAAGATAATGGCCAAGCATGTTATCACAACTAAGTGAGATGCGGCAGAATAACTGTTGAAAAAAGGCTCCAGGAGTGTTATCATACCTTAATAACTCAGTAATTGGACACCTGGCTGATCAGGCAAAACTGGAATCTCTCAAATATGAACAGAACCTGAAAAAAAGGGAGagttaataaattatgttttgctGTAAGTTTGgcctttaaaaaaatctttctggtgtattaaaagaagaaaactaaACGTAATACTTTTCAATTCCATTGTCTGTACCTGATAAAGGCCAGATTGAAAAACATGgacaaaaaaattgtgaaaagaaaaaattctgTAATTATATGAAACAAATTGGACAGGAGATGCTATtgcttttgatttaatttatattaatgtataagGTTAAGAGTTGTTAGAAAGAAAGCTAAAAAGGCACTCAATTAATGAACAAGAATATGTAAAATTTACTCATGTGACTAAATGATAAAAGTTTAAGAAGTTCACGTTGTAGTTCAGAGAGTTGGTATctcaacttttatatattatagtaATAGTAATAGATTGTGTGAGAATCTCAtggaaatcaaaatcaaatttgattacTCGTATAATTGGTCTTAATTTTGGGGTGTTTATGGGCCGGATCAGGTTTGATTAAAGTTGTTACTCAACTCGATTAAAATTTTACGGATTAGGTTGAGTtggattgtaaaaaaaaaaaatcattgttagaCCCGCACTAATTCGATCATAAACATGTAAGGTCAgggttaattaaatttaaatatttaaaatttattttttattttctaaaaattaattttttttttgcttaaaattaagttttgtaaatatataatgactaaatacagtaaaaataaatcaaattatggtaatatttgactaataaaattaatgatttcaatgctaatatgatatttttaatttagatagAAATAAagcattatattaattaatgagaaaacataaataaaatcaagacaaagataaaaacaatttaaaaaagaaaaaaaatcatgagtgatttaatttaataaattatatgagttaaaaattaatatcatttgtatttaaaaaataatttatgttcaataataaattctctctctatatatataatttgatctTAATTTAACTGGATTTGATGAAAACACTTAAATATCCAACCCACTATGATGGGACGGGTTGGATGATGGTAAACCTATACATGTGAAGACTCCTACCTCAATTAAGACCACATTTCAGTTACaatgatttattcattttctaattaattaatcttacCATGAAATCATTTTATTCTTGCATGAATATTGAATAACTAGACGCTACAgtagccttttattttatatgtatatttcaATCAATTATTTGTAGGATAATGCCAAAACAATTATGAGCGTCAAAGCATTTACTACATCAATCTTTGTTGTAAATTAGCTTCTGGAGAAACAAATCTGTATCCAAATTCCTGGGCTAATGCATAAAGATAGCCCACAGGAGACAATCTACAACTTCTTCTCCCGTCATCGCTTGCGCAGCACATGCATAATGGACCATCATAATGTTGACCATATTATAAAACTCTTAGttgtattattgtatatttttattgcaCGGTTCTTGTGTTTTATTCTTTATGAGCTTACTAATTTTTGCCCTTTAAAGATGCTAGACGTAGCCGTCGAGTCCTACCCTTAAAATAGTACAATGTTAaccaaacaaatatttatatacattattCCAGAACAAAGATTGTACGttataaatatgtatttatatatatgcatgtagCATTGTATGATCAGGAAAATAggtcattttattatttgataatgaTTTTTAGAAAAAGACATCATGGAGATAATTCTAATTAGTAAACATCACACGATACCTGCGGTCCCAGAGTATCATGAGTCAAATACGTAgcatatataaagagagagagagtagtaAAGgacgaaaataaaaacaaaaggaggAGGTGGAACTTAGAGATTAAAATTTTGAGTTGTTTAACAAATAATGCGTTTGTCCATTCGTTGGAACgttattcaattatatataaaccTTAGCATGATTAAAGAATAAGAAATGGGCATCGAGGCAATATATAGAGGTTAAACTGCATTTGTCTAGAGATGCTGCTTAGGTATGCATGCATAATGTATATAGGTTTCATAGTAATATATACTATTAGAtatagaaaaagaaggaaagcaTTGGTcacgaaaaaaatatataccaatTTGAGCTGTCAACATAATTTTCGTGCGCAAACGAATATTTTAGCAAAGAGGTCAACAAAGGCTTCATATTACATTCCAAGTTCAAATTTTGCATGAAATATATAATCATGCAGAGATTATTTACAGTTGATGAGAGAGATAAATAAAGCCATCATAATGGAATAGAGTTTTGACTTATTGATgaataatgataaatttattttttatgccgACTCATATATTGTAGTGATACATGTCTTccatcaaattaataatatatcgtAATAGTGATTAGTTATAAATGTCTTGAAGAAAAGTACGCACTTCCGGTGGACCACAAATATAAAGTCAACGAATTTTTTGGTTAATAAtcctaaattcaaatttaataaaatattcattggtttttttggtacataaatattaattagtttagactcaaattttttttaaaaaaagattaatactTAAATAGCCGATTTCTTACTTGGCCATGGATATAGCTTCCGTAACTTTCGCCTCTCACTTAAGTGTCTGGCTAGCTAGGAGAGTACTTTGGTCATTCTTAACTTTCAAATTCAACATTATACTACTCTTATGACCATATTGAATTGCTTGAAAAAAGAATTCTACCATGCTATTTCTGCTTCACTAATACAACACTTATAACCAATAAAGTGGCCAATATCAGGGGAAGATTTCTTGGATAATCTAGAATAATgctatatttgatatttaatgtaaattttatttttttatttacaaatattaatagttaatttttattaatcagAGGAATCAAACTCATaacccttcttttttttttacaattttattatataatatatttaagtcaaatGATAAAAACTATATCCTTAAGGTCAAGGAATCAAAATctgaaaataatcaaaatattaacttgaaagcaacatttttttaagtttttaatatattatacttCTAAGAATACATAAAGTTTAAGGAATGGTAGCTAGAAATGACTTTAGAACATTgctcatatattttaaatttaattctggGATGATTATAAACTCCACGTGTAATGTTCATATCAAAGAGCTCTTGTTCCATTATGCATTTAAACCGTACATAAACTATTATCTTGGGTAATGAGCATCTAATTCTGTTTTGCTCTTTTGCTTAATCTCGTAATTTAAAGAGGAGCCTAGTTAACTTGCAATAGTAGTCTACTGCCAACTGGTTTTCGTCAATCCTATAGTTTTCCTTCATTATCCTATTGCTTTATGGTGCTACTTTGCATCATTCTGAGAACGTTGGAAGCATTTCTACCTCAAGTTTGCAAAAAGGTGGTTCGTTTCTGGCTTGTACTTCTTTAAGAAAATAACAATGATCACAAAAGCATTACTTTGATATATCTTTGGATGTTGAATGTGCTTTGATCACTCATGTTGGTTTTTGCAAGTATACCTTGCACCTTATAATTAGTTCTTTCTGTCCAATTCTGGTTTCCCTGctaacttttcttttctttactttttttctcaCCCTTCAATTTTCATTCGTTTCTATTGTTTGGATGAGTCAACTAATTTCCAATATACGTGGCTTTTGCAGTTTTTGACATCTAAAGAATTATAACGCACTTCAGTGGTGACTTTTGATGGAAAAACTAAAAGCGAGTTGATGACTCAAACCAGTGatccttcttcagcagctctttttactttttagtgtTTATAAGTTGTGAACCAAGACAGGTTTTCCTTGAGGAAATGGTGGCTGAGGCCGGCTTGGAAGCAGATATGACTTCAACCAAGACGACAGGATCAACGAGTGATCATCCACCAGCTCAAGGTCCTGAAAATACCCAAGAAATTGAATACATGCAGCAGGATTGcaagaagaacaaaatgaaGGGTGAAAGCAATAAAACAGTACCCTTTTACAAACTTTTCTCATTTGCAGACTCTTGGGATTGTCTTCTGATGGTAGTTGGGGCAATAAGTGCAGTTGGTAATGGAATCTCTATGCCTTTAATGACAATACTTATTGGAGATGCGATTGATGCTTTTGGAGGAAATGTTGATAATAAACAAGCAGTAGTTCATCAAGTTTCCAAGGTAATGCCTAGCTCCCTTTCATTAATAATCAATGTCGGAACAATATATATCAACAAGAAGGAAAATGTGAAAATAGTGAGATGGAATGATTTGGAAACATGAACACTTGCATGGGTGCGTGAAAATGAGATGTACAGTACTCCACTTTAAATTGTCTCACATTTTTTCATGCCACCGAATAATTgctaagtaatttttatttagaatttgtctTATCTAATTTCAACAACTTATTAGTGTCAGTGATTCTATTGTACAATAGCCTGTGGTATCTAATTCCACAAGAATTAAGTGTGAGATGAACAATTTGGATTCGAAATTCTCTTATTTTCATGTCATAACCCATCAAGCTTTGTTTCATGCTCAGGCATCACTGAAGTTTGCATCCATCGGCGCAGGTGCCTTTTTTGCAGCATTCTTGCGTAAGCATACCAACTCCAATTATTATGCTTACTGTATAACTAGAAAtacaatttttcttaatataaaaataacaagatTTACACATACGTGCAATCTTCCAGAGGTGGCTTGCTGGGTGATCACCGGGGAGAGACAAGCTGCAAGAATAAGAGGCTTATACCTCAAAGCAATTTTGAGGCAAGATATCAGCTTCTTTGACAAGGACACCAACAGTGGAGAGGTTGTTGGAAGGATGTCAGGTGACACGGTTCTTATTCAAGAGGCCATGGGAGAGAAGGTATTAATGGACCACTATTCAAGTCCTAAATCGTTAGCATCTCATCAAGAGTATATATTTTTACCTTATCATCCAATCACAAATATGATAAGCTTGTTGAATTTTACAATAGCTACTTAAAAGTCATACATATCATGATTTCTGATTGGTTgacagtataattttttttaacagtgcatagaaattaaactctttcATCAAACTATGATAAAACAAACTTTGAagttaaatttttctttcttcttttgggtGATATCTCAGGTAGGAAAATTCATACAATATGTGGCATGTTTTTTTGGAGGTACAGTCATAGCATTCATCAAGGGTTGGCTTCTAAGCCTTGCTCTTCTATCTTCTCTTCCACTTCTTGTCCTCTCTGGTTCCGTAATGAGCTTTGCTTTTGCCAAGATGGCATCCCGAGGACAAACAGCTTATTCTGAAGCAGCTACTGTAGTGGAGCGGACAATTGGTTCAATTCGAACTGTATGCCAACCTTCAGAATGTACTttccatgtttttatttttcatgttgcAAGAGAGTAGCATATAAAAGATCCACATTGCTCTAATGCAGGTTGCATCATTTACTGGTGAGAAGCAAGCTATAGCTCAATACAATCAATACTTAATTAAAGCTTACAGAGTTGGAGTGCAAGAGGGTGTGGCTGGAGGGTTTGGCTTTGGTTTAGTTCGTCTATTTATTTACTGTACCTATGCTTTGGCAGTGTGGTTTGGAGGGAAGATGGTACTAGAGAAAGGTTATACAGGAGGACAAGtcattagtatattttttgcaGTTTTGACTGGTTCCATGTAAGTTAGCTTCTACTTTCCCATATACATTGTGGATGAATGAAACAATCCATATCTTACAACCTCTACCAAGCTTGGCaggaaaatttgatgaaattttctggGCTAATTTCTTTTTGTAGGTCTCTTGGGCAGGCATCTCCAAGCTTAACTGCATTCGCTGCAGGACAAGCTGCTGCCTTTAAAATGTTTGAAACGATTAAGAGGCAGCCAGATATTGATGCTTATGACACTGGTGGTCGACTGCTAGATGATATTTCTGGTGATATAGAGCTTAAGGAGGTCTGCTTTAGTTATCCTTCCAGACCTGATGAGCAAATATTCAAtggattttcaatttcaataccAAGTGGCACTACTGCAGCTTTGGTAGGGCAAAGTGGAAGTGGGAAATCAACAGTTATTAGTTTAATTGAGAGATTTTATGATCCACAAGCTGGTGAAGTTCTCATTGACGGTATCAATCTCAGAGAATTTCAACTGAAATGGATCAGACAGAAAATAGGACTTGTCAGCCAGGAACCAGTTCTCTTTGCTTGCAGCATTAAAGAGAATATTGCCTATGGTAAAGATGGGGCAACAGATGAAGAAATCAGAGCGGCAGCTGAACTCGCTAATGCTGCTAAGTTCATAGATAAATTTCCCCATGTGAGCTCGCAATTCATCtttcatatttgaaaattttctgtGTCTATGTGTGTGTATTCAGTAAGAGACCTTTTTATGTCATTAGTTTTGTAAAATTGTGAGTTTAGGGACTTGACACGATGGTTGGCGAGCATGGAATTCAGCTCTCTGGAGGTCAAAAACAAAGAATATCTATAGCAAGAGCAATTCTGAAGGATCCAAGAATTCTGCTCCTTGACGAAGCTACAAGTGCTCTTGATGCAGAATCAGAGAGAGTGGTGCAAGAGACCCTAGACAGAATTATGATAAACCGAACAACTGTCATTGTAGCCCACCGCCTAAGCACAATAAGG
This region of Glycine soja cultivar W05 chromosome 17, ASM419377v2, whole genome shotgun sequence genomic DNA includes:
- the LOC114392191 gene encoding ABC transporter B family member 4-like isoform X4, which gives rise to MVAEAGLEADMTSTKTTGSTSDHPPAQGPENTQEIEYMQQDCKKNKMKGESNKTVPFYKLFSFADSWDCLLMVVGAISAVGNGISMPLMTILIGDAIDAFGGNVDNKQAVVHQVSKASLKFASIGAGAFFAAFLQVACWVITGERQAARIRGLYLKAILRQDISFFDKDTNSGEVVGRMSGDTVLIQEAMGEKVGKFIQYVACFFGGTVIAFIKGWLLSLALLSSLPLLVLSGSVMSFAFAKMASRGQTAYSEAATVVERTIGSIRTVASFTGEKQAIAQYNQYLIKAYRVGVQEGVAGGFGFGLVRLFIYCTYALAVWFGGKMVLEKGYTGGQVISIFFAVLTGSMSLGQASPSLTAFAAGQAAAFKMFETIKRQPDIDAYDTGGRLLDDISGDIELKEVCFSYPSRPDEQIFNGFSISIPSGTTAALVGQSGSGKSTVISLIERFYDPQAGEVLIDGINLREFQLKWIRQKIGLVSQEPVLFACSIKENIAYGKDGATDEEIRAAAELANAAKFIDKFPHGLDTMVGEHGIQLSGGQKQRISIARAILKDPRILLLDEATSALDAESERVVQETLDRIMINRTTVIVAHRLSTIRNADVIAVIHHGKVIEKGTHAELTKDPDGAFSQLIRLQKIKRESDQYDANESGKPENFVDSERQLSQRLSFPQSFSLESSGRGIDSQRSFKISNAMPTSPDLFETSEGGPEVLPSAASNKPQEVSLLRIAYLNKPEIPVLLLGTVAAAATGAILPTVGLLLSHMINTFFEPADELRKDSKFWALIFVVLSVAAFIFIPLRSYLFAVAGSKLIKRIRLMCFEKIIQMEIGWFDKAENSSGALGARLSTDAASIRTLVGDALGLLVQDISTAITALVIAFDANWQLSLIVLVLVPLVLLNGNLQMKSMQGFSTNAKKLYEEASQVASDAVGNIRTVAAFGAEEKVMELYQKKCVGPIQTGIRQGLVSGTGFGLSLFFLFSVYACSFYAGARLVESGKTSISDVFRL